A DNA window from Parabacteroides johnsonii DSM 18315 contains the following coding sequences:
- a CDS encoding AAA family ATPase, with translation MLIQRIKISNYKTYLSLDLDLTVDDDRPIILIGGANGGGKTTLFEAISGALYGLKIENKEHFMELLNQGALNTAKPEISLQITFVGKVLGQQQKYILKRVYQLNPQGKPLESVSLNMNGNMYVYGTMTAPKDRVKAEQEINKIIKANLPQELSQYFLFDAMQSSELLKKNVFAQTIRDNFENVLGFKKYLQLKRAAEKLQQEWAQQRLEAEKEAQEYNELCAQKDKLTADLNTCIAEQDTKYKYLASVEVEYKRAKDGAQEASALNKKIQELASKIDDIVKRAATYAEDLKAFVDNIEIDLFLPKLASNLAQEINNILHIKEQLQKENTGAYPLETLKDVTNKIITYLKDLSLCSESVDEEQVVSHIVAIQNSTNKEDPFGYLDEAEVTALSNLVKRTGSNQFIALDRQRQELEIQLSTLDNLRSQKQTLEQTQAGGNEYLIQNYEAAQKQIEKLKGQEAALKADIQRLEKRIHQFDVQIQQEPDIKFDTLVKLKPLFEKIADSLLKKKKAQIESEMQQQLNKLLVSYKGHVAKVELSDSIEQFNIKLYHTAGNEISLNQLNAASKQIFIQVLLKVLRNLGDYNPPVMIDTVMGVLDNESRDALMEEYFPQLAEQTILLCTTSEIRTDSDYIKLEPFISKTYTLHRNVEAQNTTVEDGYFGLTLNQ, from the coding sequence ATGCTGATACAGAGAATTAAAATAAGCAATTATAAGACTTACTTGTCACTTGATCTGGATTTGACAGTCGATGACGATCGCCCTATTATTCTGATTGGCGGTGCAAATGGTGGCGGTAAGACTACTTTATTCGAGGCCATAAGCGGAGCTCTTTATGGTTTGAAAATTGAAAACAAAGAGCATTTCATGGAATTGCTCAATCAGGGAGCCTTAAATACAGCCAAACCTGAGATTTCCTTACAAATAACATTTGTAGGGAAAGTACTCGGCCAGCAACAGAAGTACATATTAAAGCGTGTTTATCAGTTAAATCCGCAAGGCAAGCCATTGGAAAGCGTATCGCTGAACATGAACGGGAACATGTATGTTTACGGTACAATGACTGCTCCCAAAGACCGGGTAAAAGCAGAACAGGAAATCAATAAAATCATCAAAGCTAATCTGCCTCAGGAACTGAGCCAGTATTTCCTGTTTGATGCAATGCAATCGAGTGAATTGCTGAAGAAAAATGTATTTGCCCAAACCATTCGTGATAATTTTGAGAATGTGTTGGGCTTCAAAAAATACCTTCAGTTAAAGCGTGCTGCTGAAAAACTACAGCAAGAATGGGCACAGCAACGTCTTGAAGCAGAAAAAGAAGCACAGGAATATAATGAATTATGCGCACAAAAAGACAAACTGACCGCAGACTTAAATACGTGTATAGCGGAACAAGATACAAAATATAAGTATCTTGCGTCGGTAGAAGTGGAATATAAACGGGCAAAAGACGGTGCCCAAGAAGCATCTGCCCTTAATAAGAAGATACAGGAACTTGCCAGTAAAATTGACGATATTGTAAAACGTGCAGCAACGTATGCTGAGGACTTGAAAGCATTTGTTGATAACATAGAAATTGATTTATTCTTACCTAAATTAGCTTCGAACCTGGCACAAGAAATCAATAATATCCTCCACATAAAGGAACAACTTCAGAAAGAGAATACTGGTGCTTATCCGTTGGAGACATTGAAAGACGTGACAAATAAAATTATAACTTACTTAAAAGATTTGTCACTATGCAGTGAATCTGTGGATGAAGAACAGGTTGTATCTCATATTGTAGCTATCCAAAATAGTACTAATAAAGAAGATCCTTTTGGTTATCTTGACGAAGCGGAAGTAACCGCTTTATCCAACTTGGTAAAAAGAACTGGCTCCAATCAGTTCATTGCACTTGACCGCCAACGCCAGGAACTGGAAATTCAACTTTCCACGTTGGATAACTTACGTTCGCAAAAACAGACCTTGGAACAAACACAGGCCGGTGGTAATGAATATCTAATTCAAAATTATGAAGCCGCTCAAAAACAGATAGAGAAACTGAAAGGTCAGGAAGCGGCTCTGAAAGCAGACATTCAACGTCTTGAGAAACGGATTCATCAGTTTGATGTACAAATCCAGCAAGAACCTGATATTAAATTCGACACTTTGGTCAAGCTTAAACCTCTGTTTGAAAAGATTGCAGACAGTTTGCTGAAGAAGAAAAAAGCCCAGATTGAAAGTGAAATGCAACAGCAACTCAACAAGTTACTGGTTTCATATAAAGGTCATGTAGCCAAAGTTGAGTTGTCCGACAGCATTGAACAATTCAATATAAAACTCTATCATACTGCCGGAAATGAGATTTCATTGAATCAGCTTAATGCTGCATCCAAACAAATCTTCATCCAGGTTTTATTGAAAGTATTGCGAAACCTGGGAGATTATAATCCACCTGTAATGATTGATACAGTAATGGGTGTTCTTGATAATGAAAGTCGTGATGCCTTGATGGAAGAATATTTTCCACAATTGGCAGAACAAACGATTTTGCTTTGTACGACCTCTGAAATCAGAACAGACAGCGACTACATCAAACTGGAACCGTTTATTTCCAAAACCTATACACTTCATCGCAATGTAGAAGCACAGAATACTACGGTTGAAGACGGTTATTTTGGTTTAACTCTTAATCAGTAA
- a CDS encoding DNA modification system-associated small protein: MAKGIDPKFVHYGIRKDDLAMIEAICEAEGVDFDWLSEDILKAYHAKKVDVIEMSDNETEDIIRNAIQKIRQ, from the coding sequence ATGGCTAAAGGTATAGATCCGAAATTTGTTCACTACGGCATCCGCAAAGATGATTTAGCTATGATAGAAGCAATCTGTGAAGCGGAAGGTGTAGATTTTGACTGGTTAAGTGAAGATATTCTGAAGGCCTATCATGCCAAGAAGGTTGACGTGATAGAAATGAGTGATAATGAAACGGAAGACATCATCCGTAATGCAATCCAAAAAATACGTCAATAA